From Mycolicibacterium cosmeticum, a single genomic window includes:
- a CDS encoding acetyl/propionyl/methylcrotonyl-CoA carboxylase subunit alpha — MPSHASSKISKVLVANRGEIAVRVIRAAKDAGLASVAVYAEPDADAPHVRLADEAFALGGQTSAESYLVFEKLLDAAEKSGANAIHPGYGFLSENADFAQAVLDAGLIWIGPSPQSIRDLGDKVTARHIAARAQAPLVPGTPDPVKNADEVVAFAKEYGVPVAIKAAFGGGGRGMKVARTIEEIPELFESATREAIAAFGRGECFVERYLDKPRHVEAQVIADTHGNVVVAGTRDCSLQRRFQKLVEEAPAPFLTDAQRKEIHESAKRICKEAGYYGAGTVEYLVGQDGLISFLEVNTRLQVEHPVTEETSGIDLVLQQFKIANGEALDITEDPTPRGHAFEFRINGEDAGRGFLPAPGPVTKFEPPTGPGVRMDSGVESGSVIGGQFDSMLAKLIVTGATREEALARSRRALAEFNVEGLATVIPFHRAVTADPAFIGDGEKFDVHTRWIETEWNNTVEPFTGGEPLDEEDNLPRQKVVVEVGGRRLEVSLPGDLALGGGGGSAAGAGVIRKKPKPRKRGASGAAAASGDSVTAPMQGTVVKVAVEEGQTVAAGDLVVVLEAMKMENPVTAHKDGVITGLSVEAGAAITQGTVIAEIK; from the coding sequence GTGCCCAGTCACGCCAGCTCGAAGATCTCCAAGGTGCTCGTAGCCAACCGCGGTGAGATCGCTGTCCGTGTGATCCGTGCCGCCAAGGACGCCGGGCTCGCCAGCGTGGCCGTCTATGCCGAGCCGGACGCCGATGCCCCGCACGTGCGGCTCGCCGACGAGGCGTTCGCGCTCGGCGGCCAGACCTCTGCCGAGTCCTATCTGGTGTTCGAGAAGCTGCTCGACGCCGCCGAGAAGTCCGGCGCCAACGCGATCCACCCCGGTTACGGGTTCCTCAGCGAGAACGCCGACTTCGCCCAGGCGGTGCTCGACGCGGGGCTGATCTGGATCGGCCCCAGCCCGCAGTCCATCCGCGACCTCGGCGACAAGGTCACCGCCCGCCACATCGCGGCGCGCGCCCAGGCTCCGCTGGTGCCGGGCACCCCGGATCCGGTCAAGAACGCCGACGAGGTCGTCGCGTTCGCCAAGGAGTACGGCGTGCCGGTGGCCATCAAGGCGGCCTTCGGTGGAGGTGGGCGCGGCATGAAGGTCGCCCGCACCATCGAGGAAATCCCCGAGCTGTTCGAGTCGGCCACCCGTGAGGCCATCGCCGCCTTCGGCCGCGGCGAGTGCTTCGTCGAGCGCTACCTGGACAAGCCGCGCCACGTCGAGGCGCAGGTCATCGCCGACACCCACGGCAACGTCGTCGTCGCCGGTACCCGCGACTGCTCGCTGCAGCGCCGCTTCCAGAAGCTCGTCGAGGAAGCGCCGGCACCCTTCCTGACCGATGCGCAGCGCAAGGAGATCCACGAGTCGGCCAAGCGCATCTGCAAGGAGGCCGGCTACTACGGTGCCGGCACCGTCGAGTACCTGGTCGGCCAGGACGGCCTGATTTCCTTCCTCGAAGTCAACACCCGCCTGCAGGTGGAACACCCGGTCACCGAGGAGACCTCCGGCATCGACCTGGTGCTGCAGCAGTTCAAGATCGCCAACGGCGAGGCGCTGGACATCACCGAGGATCCGACGCCGCGCGGCCACGCGTTCGAGTTCCGCATCAACGGCGAGGACGCCGGCCGCGGCTTCCTGCCCGCCCCCGGCCCCGTCACCAAGTTCGAGCCCCCGACCGGCCCCGGTGTCCGGATGGACTCCGGCGTCGAGAGCGGCTCGGTGATCGGTGGCCAGTTCGACTCGATGCTGGCCAAGCTGATCGTCACCGGCGCCACCCGGGAAGAGGCCCTGGCCCGGTCGCGCCGCGCCCTGGCCGAGTTCAACGTGGAGGGCCTGGCGACCGTCATCCCGTTCCACCGCGCCGTGACGGCCGACCCGGCGTTCATCGGGGACGGCGAGAAGTTCGACGTGCACACCCGCTGGATCGAGACGGAGTGGAACAACACCGTCGAACCGTTCACCGGTGGCGAGCCGCTGGACGAAGAGGACAACCTGCCGCGCCAGAAGGTGGTCGTCGAGGTCGGCGGCCGTCGCCTGGAGGTCTCGCTGCCCGGTGACCTGGCCCTCGGCGGTGGCGGCGGTTCCGCGGCCGGTGCCGGGGTCATTCGCAAGAAGCCCAAGCCGCGCAAGCGTGGTGCCTCCGGCGCCGCCGCCGCGTCCGGCGACTCGGTCACCGCGCCGATGCAGGGCACCGTGGTGAAGGTGGCCGTCGAAGAGGGCCAGACCGTCGCCGCCGGTGACCTGGTCGTGGTGTTGGAGGCCATGAAGATGGAGAACCCGGTCACCGCGCACAAGGACGGCGTCATCACCGGGCTGTCCGTCGAGGCCGGTGCCGCCATCACCCAGGGCACCGTGATCGCCGAGATCAAGTAA
- a CDS encoding SufE family protein, protein MPAALAEVVAEFGEVTGQDKLALLLEFANELPPLPAHLEEAAMEPVPECQSPLFLDVDATDRDHVHLYFSAPAEAPTTRGFAAILAAGLDGQSAADILAVPDDFYTDLGLAKLISPLRLRGMSAMLTRIKRRLVSS, encoded by the coding sequence ATGCCGGCCGCGCTCGCGGAGGTGGTCGCCGAGTTCGGTGAAGTCACAGGCCAGGACAAGCTGGCGCTGCTGCTGGAGTTCGCCAACGAGTTGCCGCCGCTGCCCGCGCACCTGGAAGAGGCGGCCATGGAGCCCGTCCCGGAGTGCCAGTCGCCGCTGTTCCTCGACGTCGACGCGACCGATCGCGACCATGTGCACCTGTACTTCAGCGCACCGGCCGAGGCCCCGACCACCCGCGGTTTCGCGGCGATCCTGGCGGCCGGCCTGGACGGCCAGTCCGCGGCGGACATCCTGGCCGTGCCCGACGATTTCTATACCGACCTGGGTCTGGCCAAGCTGATCAGCCCGCTGCGGTTGCGCGGCATGTCGGCGATGCTCACCCGGATCAAGCGCCGGCTGGTCTCGAGCTAA